A single window of Candidatus Neomarinimicrobiota bacterium DNA harbors:
- a CDS encoding inositol monophosphatase, translated as MSLEHLEIARLAAQEGGTVLMKRLGNAGRIDFKGKIDLVSEADRESDEAILNLLSKLAPDIHITSEEKVESHGRKPERWIVDPLDGTTNFAHSLPGFSVSIAYESEGTIEAGVVFDPYHREEFSAAAGTGAKLNGEKISVSKVDKLSNALAATGFPYESEGIFELVIETVREMLSSSQGLRRLGSAALDICYTALGRFDLFYEFRLRPWDIAAGSIILKEAGGEISSPFGSAFDVESGDILVTNGLIHQETIAALERARDRAEKL; from the coding sequence TTGAGTCTTGAGCATCTTGAAATAGCTCGATTAGCCGCTCAAGAGGGGGGAACAGTCCTTATGAAGCGTCTCGGAAATGCCGGAAGAATTGATTTCAAGGGTAAGATCGATCTCGTTTCGGAAGCCGACCGGGAATCTGATGAGGCTATACTGAATTTGCTGTCGAAATTAGCTCCAGATATTCATATAACCTCAGAGGAGAAAGTAGAATCACACGGCAGAAAGCCCGAACGTTGGATCGTTGACCCGCTTGACGGGACTACGAATTTCGCTCATTCGCTTCCCGGATTCAGTGTATCGATAGCGTATGAAAGCGAAGGAACTATTGAAGCCGGAGTAGTATTCGACCCATATCACAGGGAGGAATTCAGCGCCGCCGCCGGAACAGGCGCAAAATTGAACGGAGAAAAAATATCGGTCTCAAAAGTGGACAAATTGAGTAACGCGCTTGCAGCAACCGGATTTCCCTATGAATCTGAAGGGATATTCGAACTGGTCATAGAAACGGTCAGAGAGATGCTGTCGAGTTCTCAGGGGCTGCGGCGACTTGGTTCCGCCGCCCTCGATATCTGTTACACAGCTCTCGGGAGGTTTGACCTGTTTTATGAATTCCGATTGCGGCCGTGGGACATAGCGGCGGGGAGCATAATACTCAAGGAGGCGGGAGGTGAAATAAGCTCGCCTTTCGGAAGCGCTTTCGACGTCGAATCAGGTGATATTCTCGTTACGAACGGCTTAATACATCAGGAGACGATAGCTGCGCTCGAAAGGGCGAGGGACAGAGCGGAAAAATTATGA
- a CDS encoding RimK family alpha-L-glutamate ligase → MRIGIISKGSRIYSTKRIRDTARKRGHQVLVFNPLKCQLNLMSYQHSIYYSGRKVKPPDVIIPRIGTTLTNYGISVVRHFEILGSRVINDADSISRSRDKMRALQILASKGIHIPKTVMARNPNQLVRALQLTDGPPIILKLIEGTQGIGVILSETRQSFESTLDTLWNLGQDILIQQFVSESRGKDIRAFVVGDRVVAAMKREAAAEEFRSNIHRGGTGTAVKLTSVQEETALKAAKVLGLEIAGVDFFDIPGEPIVIELNSSPSLRGIEKATGVDVAEEIIKYAEQTAAN, encoded by the coding sequence ATGAGAATCGGAATCATTTCAAAAGGGAGCAGAATTTATTCGACCAAAAGAATAAGAGACACTGCGAGAAAACGGGGTCACCAGGTTCTCGTTTTCAATCCATTAAAATGTCAGCTAAACCTGATGAGTTATCAGCATTCGATATATTATTCGGGACGCAAGGTGAAACCCCCGGATGTAATTATTCCCCGAATCGGCACTACCCTAACCAACTATGGGATATCAGTGGTAAGACATTTCGAAATCCTCGGCTCGCGCGTCATCAATGATGCGGATTCGATAAGCAGGTCTCGTGACAAGATGCGGGCGTTGCAAATTTTAGCAAGCAAAGGAATTCATATCCCTAAAACCGTGATGGCTCGAAACCCGAATCAGCTTGTCAGGGCTCTTCAGCTGACCGACGGTCCTCCGATAATTCTGAAGCTTATCGAGGGTACCCAGGGAATAGGCGTCATACTATCAGAAACAAGGCAGTCTTTCGAATCGACTCTTGATACGCTCTGGAACTTAGGGCAGGATATTCTGATACAGCAGTTTGTGTCTGAATCGCGCGGGAAAGACATTCGTGCGTTTGTTGTCGGAGACAGAGTGGTTGCGGCGATGAAGCGCGAAGCCGCCGCGGAGGAGTTCAGGTCGAACATCCATCGCGGGGGTACCGGAACGGCGGTCAAACTTACGTCAGTTCAGGAAGAGACCGCACTGAAAGCGGCGAAAGTTCTCGGACTTGAAATAGCGGGTGTCGATTTTTTTGATATACCCGGTGAACCGATTGTCATCGAGCTGAACTCCTCGCCGAGCTTACGGGGAATTGAAAAAGCCACCGGCGTAGACGTAGCCGAAGAGATCATTAAATACGCCGAACAAACGGCAGCTAATTAG
- a CDS encoding sodium:alanine symporter family protein, which yields MHKLQNILDNINAYIWGSPEIQPWFTIVLLVGTGVFLTIRLKLIQFTQFKHALDIVRGKFDDPDDEGDVTHFQALSTALSATIGIGNIAGVATAIHWGGPGALFWIWVTGFFGMATKYAEIALSHKFRRINEDGSASGGPMYTILHGLGPKFKWMAIFFAVFLIIGSFNTPNMVQSNTVASAVERDFGIPPFVSGVVLAVLVAIVIVGGIKRLAKVTSKLVPFMTVLYAIAAIYILFVNAEGIPAAFKAVFDGAFTPQGKMGGFFGSAWVMTLVWGVKRGLFSNEAGQGSAPIAHAAAKTKEAVREGIIGLMGPFLDTLTICTMTGLVIITTGVWQEKYENRISGANLAEVTFYVGSPDNVDLFNLKDQEPKSGTLEVQNGVIQENVWLFREMGDIGVPKILKLSGLEGNETAFTGSIKMTDNGNIDLTAQEEQLAITGTMLLTGANLTAQAFSHGLPGNWGNYFVTIAVILFAFSTSIAWSYYGDRGVEFLVGRKGIMPYRIVFSIAVFVGANLTINMAWTFGDIALGFMVVPNLIAILLLSPLLVKMTKEYADKYQSGNKEISE from the coding sequence ATGCATAAACTTCAAAACATTCTTGACAATATAAACGCCTATATATGGGGAAGCCCGGAAATTCAGCCCTGGTTTACGATAGTGCTTCTGGTAGGCACAGGAGTATTTCTTACCATCAGATTGAAGTTGATCCAATTTACCCAGTTCAAGCATGCGCTCGATATTGTGAGGGGAAAATTTGACGATCCGGATGATGAAGGCGACGTTACACATTTTCAGGCATTATCTACCGCTCTATCCGCTACCATCGGCATCGGTAACATAGCGGGGGTTGCAACAGCGATCCATTGGGGTGGTCCGGGCGCTCTCTTCTGGATTTGGGTGACCGGATTTTTCGGTATGGCTACCAAATACGCCGAGATAGCTCTTTCTCATAAGTTCCGCAGGATAAACGAGGATGGGTCTGCCTCCGGCGGACCGATGTACACGATCCTACACGGCTTGGGACCCAAATTTAAGTGGATGGCAATCTTCTTTGCAGTCTTTCTGATTATCGGCTCTTTCAATACGCCCAACATGGTTCAGTCGAACACTGTTGCCTCCGCGGTCGAACGGGATTTCGGAATTCCTCCGTTTGTTTCGGGAGTTGTCCTCGCCGTCCTTGTCGCGATAGTGATTGTCGGAGGAATCAAAAGACTTGCAAAGGTTACGAGCAAATTAGTGCCGTTCATGACGGTCTTATATGCAATCGCTGCAATTTACATCCTATTCGTCAACGCAGAAGGCATTCCTGCCGCATTCAAGGCGGTTTTCGACGGTGCGTTCACTCCGCAGGGTAAAATGGGCGGATTTTTCGGTTCCGCCTGGGTGATGACCCTGGTCTGGGGAGTAAAACGAGGTTTGTTTTCCAATGAAGCGGGACAAGGCTCCGCGCCTATCGCCCATGCGGCCGCAAAGACCAAAGAAGCCGTACGCGAAGGAATAATCGGTTTGATGGGACCTTTTCTCGATACTCTAACCATCTGCACAATGACCGGACTGGTCATTATCACCACAGGAGTCTGGCAGGAAAAATACGAGAACCGCATTTCAGGCGCAAACCTCGCTGAAGTCACATTCTATGTGGGTTCTCCGGACAATGTCGATCTGTTTAATTTAAAGGATCAGGAACCGAAATCGGGTACGCTTGAAGTCCAAAACGGCGTTATTCAGGAAAATGTATGGTTATTCCGTGAAATGGGAGACATCGGAGTGCCCAAAATTCTCAAACTTTCCGGATTAGAAGGAAATGAGACCGCTTTCACAGGTTCGATAAAAATGACCGATAATGGGAATATCGATTTAACAGCTCAGGAAGAACAGCTAGCCATAACGGGGACTATGTTGCTTACGGGCGCAAATTTGACCGCTCAAGCGTTCAGTCACGGTCTCCCGGGAAACTGGGGCAACTACTTTGTTACCATTGCGGTAATTTTATTCGCCTTTTCCACCTCTATCGCCTGGAGCTACTATGGTGACAGAGGAGTGGAGTTCCTCGTCGGACGAAAAGGAATTATGCCGTACCGGATAGTTTTTTCCATTGCCGTTTTTGTCGGTGCGAATCTCACGATCAATATGGCCTGGACTTTCGGCGATATCGCGCTCGGGTTTATGGTGGTTCCTAACCTGATAGCTATCTTGCTGCTTTCTCCGCTTCTCGTCAAGATGACGAAAGAATATGCCGACAAATATCAAAGTGGAAACAAAGAAATTTCCGAATAA
- a CDS encoding excinuclease ABC subunit C: MPIDISNPKLSDVPKSPGCYLFKDAAGEIIYVGKAKVLGNRVRSYFLKGRSKDGKTLLLVKKIESVDWIVTDNEVEALILEANLIKEHLPRYNITLKDDKSFPYIRITNEPYPQVFLTRKVVRDGSKYLGPFTNVKKVRDALKIVKKVFSIRSCSYHIDDDFIKAKKVKVCLDYHIDKCEGPCEGLVSQADYNSMLRQVEDYLNGKTTSVIGYLTEKMKTAAVEEEFEEAAKIRDQLFAVKKRADSQKVETFEEIDRDFIAMARIDEDACGVVFRVREGKLLGQEHFFLKGVEDENTELIFDQFLGQYYTNSEYVPGEVYLERYPAEREAIEIWLKRKRGGAVRLFIPMRGKKRNLLRMALKNAELHLKEHLLNKKARADYVTKSLSALKKDIGMEIVPRRIEAFDISNIQGKDAVGSMVCFINGTARKNEYRKFKIKSVEGPDDFAMMREVLLRRYRRVLDEEKALPDLILIDGGKGQLSAALSVLKNLDLLDIEVVGLAKRLEEIYKPGQSEPQNISKSSPGLILLRKIRDEAHRFALSYHRQLRKKRNLHSVLDDIPGVGPSKRNALLAEFQSVMDIKDAKIEDIKAVRGISTKLAESIKKQLSEILAG, from the coding sequence ATGCCGATTGACATATCGAACCCCAAACTTTCAGATGTTCCCAAATCCCCCGGATGCTATCTTTTCAAGGATGCAGCGGGAGAGATAATATACGTCGGAAAGGCTAAGGTACTGGGAAACAGGGTTCGTTCGTATTTCCTGAAGGGCAGATCCAAAGACGGTAAAACACTTCTTTTGGTGAAAAAAATTGAAAGCGTTGATTGGATTGTCACGGACAACGAAGTAGAGGCTTTGATTCTTGAAGCGAACCTGATAAAAGAGCATCTGCCACGATACAACATAACACTCAAGGACGATAAGAGCTTCCCGTACATCAGGATAACCAACGAACCGTATCCACAGGTCTTTCTAACAAGGAAGGTGGTCCGGGACGGATCAAAATATCTCGGACCTTTCACGAATGTGAAAAAGGTAAGGGACGCTTTAAAAATCGTAAAAAAAGTCTTTTCAATAAGATCATGTTCCTATCATATCGATGACGACTTCATAAAAGCGAAAAAAGTTAAGGTCTGCCTCGACTATCACATCGATAAATGCGAAGGTCCTTGTGAGGGTTTGGTATCTCAAGCGGATTATAATTCGATGCTTCGCCAGGTCGAGGATTACCTGAACGGAAAAACTACGAGCGTGATAGGCTACCTGACGGAAAAGATGAAAACCGCTGCGGTTGAAGAAGAGTTTGAGGAGGCCGCTAAGATCAGAGACCAGCTTTTCGCCGTGAAAAAGAGAGCGGATTCCCAGAAGGTTGAAACTTTCGAGGAGATTGACAGAGATTTTATCGCCATGGCAAGGATAGATGAGGATGCCTGTGGAGTGGTGTTCAGAGTAAGAGAGGGGAAGCTGCTTGGTCAGGAGCACTTTTTTTTGAAGGGAGTTGAGGATGAAAATACGGAATTAATATTTGATCAGTTTTTAGGACAATACTACACGAACTCGGAATATGTACCGGGCGAAGTATACCTCGAGCGGTATCCGGCTGAACGTGAAGCGATTGAAATATGGCTTAAGCGAAAAAGAGGCGGGGCGGTAAGGCTTTTTATTCCGATGCGCGGGAAGAAACGAAATCTGCTCAGGATGGCATTAAAAAACGCCGAACTCCACTTAAAAGAGCATCTATTGAACAAAAAAGCAAGGGCTGATTACGTAACGAAAAGCCTGTCGGCGCTGAAGAAAGACATTGGAATGGAGATCGTACCGCGCCGGATAGAAGCATTTGATATATCGAACATCCAGGGGAAGGACGCCGTCGGGTCGATGGTGTGCTTCATAAACGGCACTGCGAGAAAAAATGAATACAGAAAATTCAAAATTAAATCTGTAGAAGGACCTGATGATTTTGCAATGATGAGAGAAGTGCTGTTAAGGAGGTATCGCAGGGTTTTGGACGAAGAGAAGGCGCTCCCGGACCTAATCCTGATCGACGGGGGGAAGGGTCAGCTGTCCGCCGCACTTTCAGTATTAAAAAATCTCGACCTCCTTGACATCGAAGTGGTGGGACTCGCAAAGCGGTTGGAAGAGATATATAAACCCGGTCAGAGCGAACCGCAAAACATATCAAAATCTTCTCCGGGATTAATCCTTCTCAGAAAAATACGGGATGAGGCACACAGGTTTGCGCTCTCTTACCACCGGCAACTCAGGAAAAAACGTAACCTGCATTCAGTGCTCGACGATATTCCCGGAGTAGGTCCGAGCAAGAGAAACGCACTCCTTGCCGAGTTTCAATCTGTGATGGATATTAAGGACGCTAAGATCGAGGACATCAAAGCAGTCCGCGGAATATCGACAAAACTCGCCGAATCGATTAAAAAACAGCTATCGGAAATTCTCGCCGGATGA
- the purL gene encoding phosphoribosylformylglycinamidine synthase subunit PurL — protein sequence MKEIEVTPDVVREHGFTEDEFERVKNILGRTPNFTELGIYSVMWSEHCSYKSSITELKKLPKEGEHILAGAGEENAGLVDIGDGIAIAFKIESHNHPSAIEPYQGAATGVGGILRDIFSMGARPVASLNSLRFGSLENPRNRYLLDGVVRGIGDYGNCMGVPTVAGEIYFDPCYEGNPLVNAMTVGVVRHRDTVRAIAKGEKNSVMLLGSSTGRDGIHGATFASVELSEKSEEKRPAVQVGDPFTEKLLLEASLELAQKKLLVGMQDMGAAGIICSTSEMSEKGNVGMEIDLTKVPLRERGMIPYEILLSESQERMLLVVRKGKDGEVLKIAEKWGLNCVKIGEVSPEPELKFKMNGKSNAVVPAESLVLGGGAPVYSRESKQPEYLQKIMEFKVDSVPVPDDLEATFFNLLTSPNIASKRWIYRQYDSTVQTNTVTGPGIADAAVVRIKESPNKAIALKTDGNGRYAYVNPRKGGIIAVAESARNVVCTGAKPIAITNCLNFGNPEDPEVFWTFKEVVAGIGEACVALNTPVTGGNVSFYNENPDSAVYPTPVIGMLGLIEDLSHIRGAGFVDEGDFVMLIGSLEGCIGGSEYLSAIHGRVEGDAPDIDLEYEKNVQQAVLFGIKEGIIKSAHDISDGGLSVALAECCLLGRNNFGVNIVLNRKVRDDELLFGETQSAIIVSIAESDLMKVKRIGAKHGVTCEALGRVTGRNLKINSLIDIPVTELRSEYESAIPKLMERSLI from the coding sequence TTGAAAGAAATTGAAGTAACACCCGATGTCGTCCGTGAACACGGGTTCACCGAAGACGAGTTTGAAAGAGTTAAAAATATTCTCGGGCGAACTCCGAATTTCACCGAGTTGGGGATATACTCGGTTATGTGGAGTGAACACTGTTCGTATAAATCATCGATAACAGAGCTGAAAAAATTACCGAAGGAAGGAGAGCATATTCTCGCAGGCGCGGGAGAGGAGAACGCGGGGTTGGTGGATATCGGCGATGGGATCGCCATAGCATTCAAGATCGAAAGTCACAATCATCCTTCGGCAATTGAGCCGTATCAGGGCGCGGCAACAGGTGTAGGGGGAATCCTGAGAGACATCTTCAGTATGGGCGCCAGACCTGTGGCGTCACTCAACTCATTGAGGTTCGGATCATTGGAAAACCCACGGAACAGATACCTGCTCGATGGCGTCGTCCGGGGTATTGGTGACTATGGAAACTGTATGGGAGTTCCGACCGTTGCCGGAGAGATTTATTTTGATCCTTGCTATGAAGGAAATCCGCTCGTAAACGCAATGACAGTCGGAGTCGTGAGGCATAGAGACACTGTCCGCGCAATAGCCAAGGGCGAGAAAAACAGCGTGATGCTCCTCGGTTCCTCTACAGGACGCGACGGGATTCACGGCGCTACTTTTGCGTCGGTGGAACTATCGGAGAAGTCGGAAGAGAAAAGGCCTGCCGTACAGGTAGGAGATCCGTTCACGGAAAAGCTTCTGTTAGAAGCGTCGCTCGAACTGGCGCAGAAAAAACTACTTGTGGGTATGCAGGATATGGGCGCCGCCGGGATAATCTGTTCCACTTCGGAGATGTCGGAAAAAGGGAATGTGGGGATGGAAATAGACCTCACAAAGGTGCCCCTTCGCGAACGGGGAATGATTCCCTATGAAATTTTACTCTCTGAATCGCAGGAAAGAATGCTTCTCGTCGTCAGAAAAGGAAAAGACGGGGAGGTGCTGAAAATAGCTGAAAAATGGGGCTTGAATTGCGTTAAAATCGGTGAGGTATCACCTGAGCCCGAACTTAAGTTCAAGATGAACGGAAAGAGTAATGCTGTCGTTCCTGCCGAATCATTAGTGCTTGGTGGAGGAGCTCCGGTCTACAGCCGTGAAAGTAAACAACCTGAATATCTTCAGAAGATAATGGAGTTCAAGGTCGACAGCGTTCCTGTGCCGGATGATCTCGAAGCGACCTTCTTCAATCTTTTGACGTCACCCAATATTGCAAGTAAGAGATGGATTTATCGGCAATATGACAGTACGGTTCAAACTAACACGGTAACCGGACCCGGAATAGCCGATGCCGCTGTAGTGCGAATCAAAGAGTCCCCTAACAAAGCGATCGCCCTGAAAACTGACGGCAATGGGAGGTACGCTTACGTTAACCCGCGGAAGGGCGGAATTATAGCTGTTGCCGAATCAGCGAGAAATGTGGTCTGCACGGGAGCGAAACCGATTGCTATTACCAACTGCCTGAACTTCGGAAACCCGGAGGATCCCGAAGTGTTCTGGACGTTTAAGGAGGTGGTGGCTGGAATCGGGGAGGCATGTGTCGCTCTGAACACTCCGGTTACGGGGGGAAACGTCAGCTTTTACAACGAGAATCCCGATTCAGCCGTATATCCCACACCTGTGATAGGAATGCTCGGACTTATAGAAGATCTAAGCCATATACGCGGAGCCGGATTCGTCGATGAAGGCGATTTTGTAATGCTTATCGGAAGTCTTGAAGGATGTATAGGCGGATCGGAATACTTGAGCGCTATCCATGGCAGAGTAGAAGGAGACGCACCCGATATCGACCTTGAGTACGAAAAGAACGTTCAGCAGGCGGTGCTTTTTGGAATAAAAGAAGGGATCATCAAATCCGCCCATGATATTTCCGACGGCGGTCTGTCTGTTGCGCTTGCCGAATGTTGTCTGTTGGGTAGAAACAACTTTGGCGTAAATATCGTACTGAATAGAAAGGTCAGGGACGATGAATTGCTTTTTGGGGAAACCCAATCGGCGATTATCGTCAGCATCGCGGAGAGTGATTTGATGAAGGTGAAAAGGATCGGAGCAAAGCATGGGGTAACCTGCGAGGCGCTCGGCAGGGTGACTGGACGGAATTTGAAAATAAACTCGCTTATTGACATACCGGTAACTGAATTGAGATCTGAATATGAGTCAGCGATACCAAAACTTATGGAAAGGAGTTTAATATGA
- the mce gene encoding methylmalonyl-CoA epimerase, translating to MKKIDHIAIAVNSLDESVKLFNDLLEAEPELEHVPDEMVNTAVYRLAGVSLELVEPVSHNSPVSEFLEKRGSGLHHICFQVEDINSAIDVLQKKGFELIDGNPKKGSGGTSIVFLHPKSTGGVLIELNSKPEGETENAD from the coding sequence ATGAAAAAAATAGATCATATCGCCATCGCCGTTAATTCCCTGGATGAGTCGGTGAAACTTTTCAACGACCTGCTTGAAGCTGAACCGGAGCTGGAACACGTTCCTGATGAGATGGTCAACACCGCTGTTTACAGATTAGCCGGCGTCTCATTGGAGTTGGTGGAACCCGTATCACATAATAGTCCCGTAAGTGAATTTCTTGAAAAAAGAGGGAGCGGACTGCACCACATCTGCTTTCAAGTTGAAGATATCAACAGCGCCATCGACGTCTTGCAGAAAAAAGGGTTCGAGCTGATAGACGGAAATCCCAAAAAAGGGAGTGGAGGCACGAGTATCGTTTTTCTTCATCCGAAGAGCACTGGAGGAGTACTGATAGAATTGAATTCGAAGCCTGAAGGTGAGACTGAAAATGCCGATTGA
- a CDS encoding RNA-binding protein: MKLFVGNLSKEVTADQLLKVFEEHGWVDSVEIIKESESGISMGFGFVVMSTSTDGQKAMAGLNGKEIFGQTIDVAE; encoded by the coding sequence ATGAAACTTTTTGTAGGAAATCTTTCCAAAGAGGTTACTGCAGATCAATTGCTCAAAGTGTTCGAAGAACACGGGTGGGTAGATTCGGTCGAAATTATCAAGGAAAGTGAATCCGGCATTTCGATGGGGTTCGGGTTCGTGGTGATGTCGACTTCAACTGACGGTCAGAAGGCGATGGCCGGACTGAATGGTAAAGAAATATTCGGGCAGACGATAGACGTTGCCGAAG
- a CDS encoding redoxin domain-containing protein: protein MNRTLPILIVMLLMASPGLTQEHEYTDLEKIDLSKIEDYVVKKTTGNYSSIQKLPNFVLQDTSGKIQDFYKFLKGKKIVLLTFMRADCENTEFEYPNIERNYLKYKDRGFDVFAVMEYSDPEHLEAFLLTNFPPFTMTLGTRTKEDEDIRFLTDHYRLRKSLGDTRKWGTPFSFLIKDGDLQNVWYVGGEFKPGDLEKFLKENL from the coding sequence ATGAATAGAACACTGCCAATACTAATTGTTATGCTGCTCATGGCTTCGCCCGGTCTAACCCAGGAGCATGAATACACTGATTTAGAAAAGATAGACCTGTCGAAGATCGAGGACTACGTCGTTAAAAAAACTACGGGCAATTATTCGTCAATACAAAAGTTGCCAAATTTTGTATTACAGGACACGTCCGGCAAAATACAGGATTTTTATAAGTTCTTGAAAGGGAAGAAGATAGTTCTCCTCACATTTATGAGAGCGGACTGCGAAAACACCGAGTTTGAATATCCGAATATAGAAAGGAACTATCTGAAATATAAAGATAGGGGATTCGACGTATTTGCCGTAATGGAGTATTCCGATCCGGAACATCTCGAGGCATTTTTGCTGACAAATTTCCCTCCTTTCACGATGACTCTCGGTACCCGTACCAAAGAGGACGAGGATATCCGGTTCCTTACCGACCATTACCGGTTAAGAAAATCGCTTGGTGACACACGGAAGTGGGGGACACCCTTCAGCTTTTTGATCAAGGATGGTGATCTTCAGAACGTCTGGTATGTAGGCGGTGAATTTAAACCGGGTGATTTAGAGAAATTCCTTAAGGAAAATCTTTAG